In Microbacterium enclense, the DNA window CGCCTTGAACGGCCAAGAAGCCGTTGATACTGCGTGAGCCTTGCGTCACAAGTGAGATGAGTTGACGCAACGGCCGCACCCACTCAAGCCACCACTCGTCAACAGTCAGCGCATCTTTAACAGTGATCCTAAGAACCGAGCCGAAGACCATACTAAACTCGTAGAAATCGAGCGCACGGATCGATGCGTTGAACCAGACAGAGAGTTGATCGCCAGCCGACTCCCACTCCGCGTTGGCGTCACGGTTTATAGAAGCCGACCAGACTGGCTCATCCCCAGCTTTACGCGGCATCTTCACTTGGGATATAGGAGACTTACCCATTATGGCGTCGATGCCATCGATTTGTAACTCAATCGCCTTGTACTTCCGAGGTTTCTTGGCGTCAAGTTGATCACGCGAGAGGACCGCAAAGGCGCCCGTTGCACGTCCCTGAGTTTCGAACCAATAGTGCAACTCACCGTTCATCAACGCTACGGAACCACCACTCGATAAACGGCCTACCAGCGATTCGAAGCGGTGTCGCTGCGGAAAACTAGCTGCCCCGTCGACCCACTCAATTGGCATATCGCCATAAAGGACACCGTAAGGGTACTTGCCAACCTCTAGAGTTAGCAGGCCAGATAGCTCCACAGGCTCTCCTTCGAGACCCGGAACCACCCATGTACAGAGAGACTCTCCGGGTTCGAAAGGTAGTTTGAGTGCGAGTGCTTCCTTCTTCTTCACGGTTCCCCCTACGCGATTAGCTGCTATGCCCCGATTATGACAGCGGCATCAGACACGTCAAGGGCAACTATGTAGTGACACTCACAACACCATCGGTACATCTGACAGGGGTGACTTGACGTCCGATTGGGTGTACCGACGGCACCCCTCGTGGATCACCCGAAATATTCGTGACGGAGGTCAGCGATGATTGCGCATCGAAGCGATCGGATGGGTGACTGGACACCCGAAAAGCAAAAATAACCCCGGTGAAGGGGTCATTTTGTGTTGAAGTTCGGTATTTTGGTGGGGCTTGTTGAGAGGTACTCGAACAATTCGACGGGGGTGACGAAGCTGCGCCAGCTGGCGAATCTGAAGCCAAGCCGGGCCGCAGTGGATAGCCGCCCCGTACCTCGTCGAGCTCGACGTCTGACTGACGCGGAGAAGTTGGCGTTCGTTGAGGGCTACAAGCGGGGAGAGCTGGTTGCTGATCTAGCTCGGCAACTCGGAGTCCACCGCACGACGCTGGACATGCTGGTTGCTCGTTTGAAGCTGAGTCGAGTCGATCCAAATGAGGTGCCAGCAGAGGTACGTGATTCCCTAGTTGCGAAGTACCGTGAAGGGGAATCCCTAGCTTCGATCGGTGAAGAGCACGGGTTCAGTGCAAACAAGGTGCAGCGGCTGCTCGTGTCGATGGGTGAGCCGATCCGCTCACGTGGCCCAAAGAAGCCGGCGGTTACGAGCGAGCAGATCCAGCAGATGGTCTCGCAGTATGAGCAGGGCGAGGCGATCGCAGCTATCGCAGACTCCGCTGGTGTCAGCTACGCACAGACCAGATCATGCTTGATGGCGGTAGGCGTACAGATGCGGCCGCGTGGGGGAGCGCGATGACGGCTAGGCCGCATTCTCGCCCTACTCTGCTCATGTCAGACGAGGGTGTAGGTGGTGCCGGAACTCCCTCACGGCCCGATGTGATTCGCATGCATCGGGCG includes these proteins:
- a CDS encoding helix-turn-helix domain-containing protein — its product is MLKFGILVGLVERYSNNSTGVTKLRQLANLKPSRAAVDSRPVPRRARRLTDAEKLAFVEGYKRGELVADLARQLGVHRTTLDMLVARLKLSRVDPNEVPAEVRDSLVAKYREGESLASIGEEHGFSANKVQRLLVSMGEPIRSRGPKKPAVTSEQIQQMVSQYEQGEAIAAIADSAGVSYAQTRSCLMAVGVQMRPRGGAR